In Cercospora beticola chromosome 3, complete sequence, the following proteins share a genomic window:
- a CDS encoding uncharacterized protein (antiSMASH:Cluster_1~SMCOG1001:short-chain dehydrogenase/reductase SDR) — translation MAPTQPRTLEGKVAIVTGGSRGIGYAIAYDLAARGAKVAITYTSDKSKQGVDELISRIKSECKTEAIEVQCNLGETSAPKLIVDATVKAFGQNIDILVNNAAVISDKRISEITPEHFDEVMHLNARAPLLMVQAVLPHLRAPGRIINISSVGARAGYPAVGVYSASKAALEGFTRNWAAELGKDGTTVNAVNPGPIETEMLKQVAEETVRPQKEATLVEQRAGLPEEVAEIVGFLAEPRSSWVSGQCISASGGYQTY, via the exons ATGGCCCCAACTCAACCACGTACTCTCGAGGGCAAAGT CGCCATCGTAACAGGTGGCTCACGCGGTATAGGCTACGCCATCGCCTACGATCTCGCAGCTCGAGGCGCAAAAGTCGCCATAACATACACCTCCGATAAGTCCAAGCAAGGCGTCGACGAACTCATCTCCCGCATCAAATCCGAATGCAAGACCGAAGCCATAGAAGTTCAATGCAACCTCGGCGAAACTTCAGCTCCCAAGCTGATTGTGGATGCAACTGTTAAGGCCTTTGGCCAGAACATTGATATCCTGGTCAATAATGCTGCTGTCATTAGCGATAAAAGGATCTCCGAGATTACGCCAGAACATTTCGATGAAGTCATGCATCTCAATGCTCGAGCGCCTTTACTCATGGTTCAAGCTGTTCTTCCACATCTTCGAGCACCTGGTCGGATCATCAACATCTCTTCGGTAGGAGCTCGAGCTGGATATCCTGCGGTGGGAGTCTACAGTGCCTCGAAAGCTGCGTTGGAAGGTTTCACTCGGAATTGGGCTGCAGAACTGGGCAAAGATGGGACGACTGTCAATGCGGTCAATCCTGGACCGATTGAGACGGAGATGTTGAAGCAGGTTGCGGAGGAAACTGTGAGGCCGCAGAAGGAGGCTACGCTTGTTGAGCAGAGGGCGGGATTGCCGGAGGAGGTTGCGGAGATTGTGGGATTTTTGGCTGAGCCGAGGAGTAGTTGGGTTAGTGGGCAGTGTATTAGTGCTAGTGGCGGGTATCAGACGTATTAG
- a CDS encoding uncharacterized protein (antiSMASH:Cluster_1), with amino-acid sequence MAPLTKFAALAAACVMPAFAHPGEKHDHHKVEREIVAREHWAHQGKRALDSCSKSAEARRFAIRNAERRAKVARELRQKRGITTSGKTIKRATELERRNATDLAKWEAIDHNKTGIYNYDVAAQEADIFDAVTSPTLAPTITDGPYYVWGELIRSNVVESECSDGIPLHLEVQYYDIETCKPIPNVYVDIWNANATGVYSGVSVSGNYASGGYNSTYLRGIQGTDQDGVATFDTIFPGHYDGRATHTHLLSHMNVSVLPNNALLVGSGSVTHIGQLFWNEVLRTAVEETEYYSGNTQAVTSNAEDMWSVLQADSSYDPFPEFVYLGDSIEDGLFAWKQIGLNTSADWKEDDYYSIAAYLQADGGHANADSGFVGGGGGGAGNGTMPSGAVAAGSAAPAV; translated from the coding sequence ATGGCCCCGCTCACCAAGTTCGCTGCGCTCGCAGCTGCATGTGTAATGCCAGCCTTTGCACATCCTGGCGAGAAGCACGATCACCACAAAGTCGAGCGCGAGATCGTGGCCCGTGAACATTGGGCACATCAAGGAAAACGAGCTCTTGACTCCTGCTCTAAATCCGCTGAGGCACGACGTTTCGCTATCCGCAATGCTGAGCGCCGTGCAAAGGTTGCTCGAGAGCTGCGACAGAAGCGTGGCATCACCACTTCCGGCAAGACTATCAAACGTGCAACCGAGCTTGAACGCCGCAATGCCACTGATCTGGCCAAGTGGGAAGCCATAGATCACAACAAGACCGGCATCTACAATTACGACGTCGCAGCTCAAGAGGCCGACATCTTCGACGCTGTGACATCCCCCACCTTGGCACCAACAATCACTGATGGCCCTTACTACGTGTGGGGAGAGTTGATCAGATCCAACGTCGTTGAATCAGAATGTTCCGATGGCATCCCTCTTCATCTCGAGGTTCAATACTACGACATCGAAACTTGCAAGCCCATCCCGAATGTCTACGTGGATATCTGGAATGCCAATGCAACTGGCGTTTACAGTGGCGTCTCAGTTTCAGGAAACTATGCATCTGGTGGCTACAACTCAACGTATCTTCGAGGTATCCAGGGCACTGATCAAGATGGCGTCGCAACATTCGATACGATTTTCCCCGGTCACTACGACGGCCGTGCAACTCACACTCACCTCCTCTCTCACATGAACGTTTCCGTTCTGCCGAATAATGCTCTGCTCGTTGGCTCCGGATCCGTCACGCACATCGGCCAGCTGTTCTGGAACGAGGTCCTTCGCACTGCAGTCGAGGAGACAGAATACTACTCTGGCAACACCCAGGCTGTGACGTCCAATGCTGAGGATATGTGGTCTGTGCTGCAAGCGGATTCGAGCTATGATCCTTTCCCTGAATTTGTGTATTTGGGCGATTCGATTGAAGATGGGCTTTTTGCTTGGAAGCAAATTGGGTTGAATACTTCGGCGGATTGGAAGGAGGATGATTATTATAGCATTGCGGCTTACTTGCAGGCTGATGGAGGGCATGCGAATGCTGATAGTGGGTttgttggtggtggaggcggtggtgctgGGAATGGGACGATGCCTTCTGGGGCGGTGGCTGCGGGGAGTGCTGCGCCGGCTGTTTGA
- a CDS encoding uncharacterized protein (antiSMASH:Cluster_1), translated as MPMIRPTALRSLQSTLRYSGARATARAAPARTQLVAKRFASSGGHGGHGEASSDLPWLLAALVVTPPSCWYLWPDNSSHGDHGSHGEHHAEKHDEKEEEEPAEEEEQASGGEEEAVEEADEKKEDKPEVKEEGAEDKGEEKSDDKEETSDDKEGKKEDGEEKSTDAPGRNTKERTFTVGASEEKDPENVGASTSSSSKGMKVGETDAQAPAAKPRGKSDGDMSKKQEGMSNTDTKYSVPIDQGNEKSKKADGQPDTAKSKGTVDPNAEGVKPPVARD; from the exons ATGCCCATGATCCGCCCGACTGCTCTCCGGAGCCTCCAGTCCACCCTCCGATACAGCGGTGCGCGCGCAACAGCCCGAGCAGCTCCCGCACGGACACAGCTGGTCGCAAAGCGCTTCGCTAGCAGCGGTGGTCATGGAGGCCACGGCGAGGCTTCTTCCGATTTGCCTTG GCTCCTAGCGGCATTGGTCGTCACTCCCCCATCATGCTGGTACCTCTGGCCCGACAACTCCTCGCACGGCGATCACGGCAGCCATGGCGAACACCACGCGGAGAAGCAcgacgagaaggaggaggaagagccagctgaggaggaagagcaggcctctggcggcgaggaggaggctgtAGAGGAGgccgacgagaagaaggaggacaaGCCTGAGGTCAAGGAAGAGGGCGCCGAGGAcaagggcgaggagaagtCTGATGACAAGGAGGAGACGTCGGACGACAAggaagggaagaaggaggatggcgaggagaagtCTACCGACGCACCCGGCCGCAACACCAAGGAGCGCACCTTCACTGTGGGCGCTAGCGAGGAGAAGGATCCGGAGAACGTTGGAGCTT CGACCAGCAGCTCGTCAAAGGGCATGAAGGTTGGCGAGACCGACGCTCAG gctcctgctgcgaagccACGAGGAAAGAGCGATGGTGACATGTCCAAGAAGCAGGAGGGCATGTCCAACACCGACACCAAGTACTCGGTGCCTATCGACCAAGGCAACGAGAAGTCCAAGAAGGCCGATGGCCAGCCCGATACTGCCAAGTCGAAGGGAACTGTCGACCCCAACGCAGAGGGCGTAAAGCCACCAGTTGCACGGGATTAG
- a CDS encoding uncharacterized protein (antiSMASH:Cluster_1) yields MADEDSPLIKALPPASDYLTYLTIIEYNLKTENLPILHKVLQDETLTTNIGWDLVHLLVPLLPESEQCLQDIARLGNPREVILKVTESLRLIEYDDVDEDELDASVGATDARKRADSNTFPLKTAAPEGNKARELPPPLPLAVQQFVALLSMLAILQTRIKTKAPSRFLSTSLQAILSSFSSAQSHREEMIEAIVKLVKAVSGTSRPTLPTRKSSGMLQSSAMAKAQNAADPEGPNTVEYTDAEKSMQLKLLQSFITHVVEEYLLNLPPYDDVPGMGWCSRIMEKVHPERTIPESTTMVDRFATEEKLHRRIDAIGRLVTLAKDLKISNEELLSAAMAVEKVAELGGDEDDPPASAADIPLSCHGSLLLYTARQVSGILYSDGATLAGSSGPSVELFPQHQDIMKNCLASPEMGEGHLGTEPEALVDAVLALGLQCLEQDATGEPKSDEQFNEYLQVVALLSSNCPNANLRGHAHYLTSTVLRSQPDEQVRLSFIRDTLEHCPFENLKVSAVGWIKGETLEANPMKMPGHESPSNGEAQEEKSIFSRPLALDSLAPHLFPSLQTELITAPISDAWMTFQTNVSFYLASLNLIYLLLTAKHVHESLEISELWNNNDIAGSFLGPLRDARKRFVDAMENGGELQSEKRDETAAELALLQVTIERVESAVKHLN; encoded by the coding sequence ATGGCCGATGAAGATAGCCCTCTGATCAAAGCACTCCCACCAGCATCGGACTACCTGACCTACCTGACCATCATCGAATACAACCTCAAGACTGAGAACTTGCCAATCCTGCACAAAGTTTTGCAAGATGAAACATTGACAACCAACATTGGCTGGGATCTCGTGCATCTTTTGGTGCCACTGCTACCCGAATCGGAGCAATGCCTGCAGGATATTGCCCGACTAGGCAACCCACGAGAAGTAATTCTGAAAGTTACAGAAAGCTTGAGGCTGATCGAAtatgatgatgtcgatgaggacgaaCTCGATGCCAGTGTTGGTGCCACGGATGCGCGAAAGCGAGCAGATTCTAACACATTTCCGCTCAAAACTGCTGCGCCAGAGGGCAACAAAGCGAGAGAGTTGCCGCCGCCTTTACCGCTCGCTGTGCAGCAATTCGTGGCTCTACTGTCTATGCTTGCGATTTTGCAAACCAGGATCAAGACCAAAGCGCCAAGTCGATTCCTAAGCACGAGTCTCCAGGCTATTctttccagcttctcgagtgCGCAGAGTCATCGAGAAGAGATGATCGAGGCTATTGTCAAGCTCGTGAAGGCTGTGAGCGGAACCTCGAGGCCGACACTGCCAACACGAAAGAGCAGTGGCATGCTTCAGTCTAGCGCGATGGCGAAAGCACAAAATGCTGCCGATCCGGAAGGTCCCAACACTGTCGAGTACACCGACGCCGAGAAATCAATGCAGCTTAAGTTGTTGCAATCTTTCATCACACATGTCGTCGAAGAGTACCTGCTCAATCTGCCGCCATATGACGATGTGCCAGGCATGGGCTGGTGCAGCCGAATCATGGAGAAGGTGCATCCTGAGCGAACTATACCCGAGAGTACGACCATGGTGGATCGATTTGCGACAGAGGAGAAGCTGCATAGGCGGATCGATGCAATCGGTCGACTGGTGACGCTTGCCAAGGATCTCAAGATATCGAACGAAGAGCTGCTCTCTGCGGCTATGGCTGTTGAGAAGGTTGCAGAGCTGGgcggcgacgaagacgatccgCCGGCCTCGGCAGCTGATATTCCACTATCATGTCACGGATCTCTTCTACTGTACACCGCGAGACAGGTCTCTGGCATTCTGTACTCGGATGGAGCGACGTTAGCTGGCTCGTCTGGACCGAGTGTCGAACTCTTCCCGCAGCATCAAGACATTATGAAGAACTGTCTCGCCTCACCTGAGATGGGCGAAGGCCATCTCGGCACAGAACCAGAAGCGCTAGTCGACGCTGTGCTCGCTCTTGGACTGCAATGTCTTGAGCAAGACGCTACCGGAGAGCCGAAGTCTGATGAGCAGTTCAATGAGTATCTACAAGTTGTGGCACTCCTTTCCTCGAACTGTCCGAACGCCAATCTGAGAGGACATGCGCATTACCTTACGAGTACGGTCCTACGCTCACAGCCAGACGAGCAAGTCCGTCTATCATTCATTCGCGACACCCTTGAACACTGCCCGTTCGAGAACTTGAAAGTCTCTGCAGTAGGATGGATCAAGGGCGAGACGCTCGAAGCGAACCCAATGAAGATGCCAGGACACGAATCGCCCAGCAACGGAGAAGCCCAGGAAGAGAAGTCCATCTTCTCCCGACCTCTCGCTCTTGACAGCCTCGCGCCTCATCTCTTTCCTTCTTTGCAAACAGAGCTCATCACTGCACCAATCTCTGACGCCTGGATGACGTTCCAGACGAACGTCTCATTCTACCTCGCGAGCCTGAACCTGATCTACCTACTCCTCACTGCGAAGCATGTACACGAATCGCTCGAGATCTCAGAGTTGTGGAACAATAATGATATCGCTGGCAGTTTCCTCGGCCCACTGAGAGACGCGAGAAAGCGGTTCGTGGATGCTATGGAGAACGGAGGAGAGTTACAAAGTGAGAAGAGGGACGAGACTGCAGCAGAGCTGGCGTTGCTACAAGTGACAATCGAGAGAGTAGAAAGCGCTGTGAAGCATTTGAACTGA
- a CDS encoding uncharacterized protein (antiSMASH:Cluster_1) has product MTGSTLNNRAPTGTLGESGIVEPRQDVSAENCAPAFSQADDSDAESEKNSERPKSREGATKDIDTVVTAAEQPQQQTHDPEKNDRNTKPQEYHNPVTKKQKWQSHLLTFLNDQWFLLTMGLLIILASQTQVPQSQQPLKSRIISYLCVCIIFFATGCTLDTSILIRNYARWKAHLWVQGQCFLLCSGIMFGVVSATALNRTFMDEGLLVGLVFMSCIPTTLATNVVMTGLAGGNQELAVVQVTLGNFIGVFITPALVIMYTSVPTWYNAVLPSSNAALFTEVYRRVLKQVGVSIYIPLFAGQIARYFFPNLCQKIFKQNPIMKRISSLAMLVIIWSTYDQAFASGAFDTVKASNKIFLVFILLAIWLVYLGISVTASLPLFEKKDIAAIAYCVTGKGPATGIPLSISIFEGLDLVLESKLQIPVVIYQSLSIGFGTMIIPVLRRWIARDERMSTGKV; this is encoded by the exons ATGACAGGATCGACTCTGAACAATAGGGCTCCAACTGGAACGCTTGGCGAAAGTGGCATCGTGGAGCCCAGACAAGATGTTAGCGCTGAGAACTGTGCGCCCGCGTTCTCCCAGGCAGACGACAGCGATGCCGAAAGCGAGAAGAACTCCGAAAGGCCGAAATCGAGGGAAGGTGCCACCAAGGATATCGATACCGTCGTAACAGCAGCCGAGCAGCCTCAGCAGCAAACCCATGATCCAGAAAAGAACGACAGAAACACCAAACCCCAGGAATATCACAACCCAGTCACCAAGAAACAAAAATGGCAATCCCACCTCCTCACCTTCCTCAACGACCAATGGTTCCTCCTCACAATgggcctcctcatcatcctcgcctccCAAACCCAAGTCCCCCAATCCCAGCAACCCCTCAAATCCCGCATAATATCCTACCTCTGCGTCTGCATTATCTTTTTCGCCACAGGTTGTACCCTCGACACCAGCATCTTAATCCGAAATTACGCGCGCTGGAAAGCGCATCTTTGGGTTCAGGGACAGTGTTTTTTGCTTTGTTCGGGGATTATGTTTGGGGTTGTGAGTGCGACGGCTTTGAATCGGACGTTTATGGATGAGGGGTTGTTGGTCGGGTTGGTTTTTATGAGTTGTATTCCTACGACGTTGGCGACGAATGTGGTTATGACGGGGTTGGCGGGCGGGAATCAGGAATTGGCGGTTGTGCAGGTTACGTTGGGGAATTTTATTG GCGTCTTCATCACTCCAGCTTTGGTCATAATGTATACCTCAGTTCCCACATGGTACAACGCCGTCCTCCCATCTAGCAACGCCGCCCTGTTCACAGAAGTCTACCGCCGCGTCCTCAAACAAGTCGGAGTCTCCATCTATATCCCTCTCTTCGCCGGCCAAATCGCACGCTACTTCTTCCCCAACCTCTGCCAAAAAATCTTCAAACAAAACCCCATCATGAAACGAATCTCCAGCTTGGCAATGCTGGTAATCATCTGGTCCACTTACGATCAAGCTTTCGCATCTGGAGCATTCGATACTGTGAAAGCTTCGAATAAGAtattcctcgtcttcatcctcctcgcaaTCTGGTTAGTGTATCTCGGAATCTCTGTCACAGCGAGTTTACCATTGTTTGAGAAAAAGGATATTGCGGCGATTGCGTATTGTGTTACGGGAAAGGGGCCTGCGACGGGGATTCCGCTGAGTATTTCGATTTTTGAGGGGTTGGATTTGGTTTTGGAGAGTAAATTGCAGATTCCGGTTGTGATTTATCAGAGTTTGAGTATTGGCTTTGGGACGATGATTATTCCGGTTTTGAGGAGGTGGATTGCGAGGGATGAGAGAATGTCGACAGGGAAAGTATGA